A window of the Maniola hyperantus chromosome 16, iAphHyp1.2, whole genome shotgun sequence genome harbors these coding sequences:
- the LOC138403421 gene encoding uncharacterized protein, which produces MKVLIILALAAVSAAVPANRDKRSYGLQYGNNPGYQSLQSNSEHSTSYQTSSRQSSSLQAYQPYQQYQQYQPAVEPIYTVQQPLVQSRQVYRPQVYAYPARQQPVYSPQVQSYYPAQTYTPVRTYAPVQTYAQTYTPVQTYASPVHYHQQSYGADPWC; this is translated from the exons ATGAAGGTTTTG ATCATCCTGGCCCTGGCGGCTGTGTCAGCGGCCGTGCCCGCCAACCGCGACAAGCGCAGCTACGGCCTGCAGTACGGCAACAACCCGGGGTACCAGTCCCTGCAGTCCAACAGCGAGCACTCCACGTCGTACCAGACCAGCAGCCGCCAGTCCTCGTCGCTGCAGGCCTACCAGCCCTACCAGCAGTACCAGCAGTACCAGCCGGCGGTGGAGCCCATCTACACCGTCCAGCAGCCG cttgTACAGAGCCGGCAAGTGTATCGGCCGCAAGTGTACGCGTACCCCGCCAGGCAGCAGCCCGTGTACTCCCCGCAGGTGCAGAGCTACTACCCCGCACAGACCTACACCCCCGTGCGGACCTACGCGCCCGTGCAGACCTACGCGCAAACCTACACCCCCGTGCAGACCTACGCGTCTCCCGTCCACTACCACCAACAGAGCTACGGCGCTGACCCATGGTGCTGA